The Oscillospiraceae bacterium genome contains a region encoding:
- a CDS encoding esterase encodes MALVEFTHRFKTLGGQGRVRLVLPEQGAPGEAPVVLLLHGASDDGSGWLRFTAAERYAAEKNVVLVAPDARNSYYADMACGPQFFRFVTGELPAECARLFGLSRKREQNYVFGLSMGGYGALKCALTFPGQYAGCAAFSAAVRPETLVGSAEWPLDAAAGQAIFGPGLARGRIPPESDLFALAEAAAAPLPRLYLACGEQDPLYPVNRELAGFLAQKNIPHTFCAGPGAHEWAYWDGQLKHAMDVFFG; translated from the coding sequence ATGGCCCTTGTGGAATTTACACACCGGTTCAAGACCCTGGGCGGGCAGGGCCGGGTGCGGCTGGTGCTGCCGGAGCAGGGCGCGCCGGGTGAGGCGCCGGTCGTGCTGCTGCTGCACGGCGCGTCGGACGACGGCAGCGGCTGGCTGCGGTTCACTGCGGCCGAGCGCTACGCCGCGGAAAAAAACGTGGTCCTTGTGGCACCCGACGCCCGCAACAGCTATTATGCGGACATGGCCTGCGGCCCGCAGTTTTTCAGGTTTGTTACCGGGGAGCTGCCCGCCGAGTGCGCGCGGCTGTTCGGCCTGAGCCGAAAGCGGGAGCAAAACTATGTGTTCGGCCTTTCAATGGGGGGCTATGGGGCGCTGAAATGCGCCCTGACCTTTCCCGGGCAATACGCGGGCTGCGCGGCGTTTTCGGCCGCGGTGCGGCCGGAAACGCTGGTGGGCTCGGCGGAATGGCCGCTGGACGCGGCGGCGGGCCAGGCCATTTTCGGCCCGGGGCTGGCCCGGGGGCGCATCCCGCCCGAGAGCGATCTGTTTGCCCTGGCCGAAGCCGCCGCCGCGCCGCTGCCCCGACTGTATCTCGCCTGCGGCGAGCAGGACCCTTTGTACCCCGTAAACCGGGAGTTGGCGGGGTTTTTGGCACAAAAAAACATCCCTCACACCTTTTGCGCGGGCCCCGGCGCCCACGAATGGGCGTATTGGGACGGGCAGCTGAAGCATGCAATGGATGTTTTCTTTGGATAG
- a CDS encoding putative HTH-type transcriptional regulator, with protein sequence MTNVEARIRSSYGSLSDTERKAADYFLNHMEASYSLPIAQLAQEAGVSPTAWVRLCKAVGYEGLKEMRKHLLVERMNEPQDAPEDKRYFSDLNEGSDVAQILQTVSNTSIQAIRDTAKMLDQNALYQAANCILKAATIRLFGVGASALVAEDLYHKLTRINRYAMFSRDSHVQLSYSSTLSQRDVAVFVSNTGATQETLETLRAAKQSGCRTIGITRYSKSPLAAGCDILLYTVSPEVYVRSGAMSSRMAQLMTVDVLFTLVASKDYSAIQQPLENSYKICQTHRVKE encoded by the coding sequence ATGACCAACGTGGAGGCGCGCATCCGCAGCAGCTACGGCAGCCTCAGCGACACCGAGCGCAAAGCGGCCGACTACTTTTTAAACCACATGGAGGCCAGCTATTCCCTTCCCATCGCCCAGCTGGCGCAGGAGGCGGGGGTAAGCCCCACCGCCTGGGTGCGGCTCTGCAAGGCCGTGGGCTACGAGGGTTTGAAGGAAATGCGCAAGCATCTGCTGGTGGAGCGCATGAACGAACCCCAGGACGCTCCCGAAGACAAGCGCTATTTCTCCGATCTGAACGAGGGCAGCGATGTGGCCCAGATTCTGCAAACGGTGTCCAACACCAGTATACAGGCAATTCGCGACACTGCCAAGATGCTGGACCAGAATGCGTTATATCAGGCGGCCAACTGCATTTTAAAGGCCGCCACCATCCGGCTGTTTGGGGTGGGCGCCTCGGCCCTGGTGGCCGAGGACCTGTATCACAAGCTCACCCGCATCAACCGCTACGCCATGTTCAGCCGCGACAGCCATGTTCAGCTTAGCTACAGCTCCACCCTTTCCCAGCGGGATGTGGCCGTGTTCGTGTCCAACACGGGCGCCACCCAGGAAACGCTGGAAACGCTGCGGGCCGCAAAACAGAGCGGCTGCCGCACCATCGGCATCACCCGGTATTCAAAAAGCCCGCTGGCCGCGGGCTGTGACATTCTTTTATATACCGTGTCGCCGGAGGTGTATGTGCGCAGCGGCGCCATGAGCAGCCGAATGGCCCAGCTCATGACCGTGGACGTGCTGTTCACGCTGGTGGCCAGCAAGGATTATTCCGCCATTCAGCAGCCGCTGGAAAACAGCTATAAAATCTGCCAGACCCACCGGGTAAAGGAATAA